In Picosynechococcus sp. PCC 7002, the following are encoded in one genomic region:
- the recN gene encoding DNA repair protein RecN, whose protein sequence is MLCCLRIENFALIDHLELDLQAGLMVLTGETGAGKSIILDALDLALGGKATARLIRAKNDQGDATGERAFIEATFSLTPSIKQWLQSQDIDLLEDETVICSRELSLTRTGLRSRSRVNGIILNQGLMAELRAQLLEITAQGQTVELLIPERQRILLDSYGGSQVQQQRQLVNLAYQTYLKAKQLLESRRTSEQERLQRLDLLQYQLQELRDAHLEDSEELETLQQEGDRLSHVVELQQLSYQAHQILYQNDDPETPAVADLLGEAENLLKEMVDYDTQLNGILDMVRNALTEVVEAGHQISTYNNNLEADPEQLADIEARMRVLKQICRKYGPTLSEAIAYRDKLQGELDVLTAADQSLEALEQDCGIKYQDLEVHCQKLSQLRQKAAQKLEKQLIKELKPLAMAKVSFECRLSPISPTAAGADQVTFYFSPNPGEVAQPLAEIASGGEMSRFLLALKACFTQQQTTPKTLVFDEIDAGVSGKVAQAIATKLHHLSQYHQVLCVTHQPLIAAMADGHFRVTKQVQSQAKNQKGDRTLVAVESLQHHQKRRDELAQLTGGHAAEEAISFAESLLVQAQTLKAGSKMTQA, encoded by the coding sequence ATGCTGTGTTGCCTCCGCATTGAAAATTTTGCGTTGATCGATCATCTAGAACTCGATTTACAGGCTGGGTTGATGGTTTTGACCGGGGAAACGGGGGCCGGAAAGTCAATTATTCTGGATGCCCTCGATCTTGCCCTTGGCGGAAAAGCAACGGCGCGGTTAATTCGGGCGAAAAATGATCAAGGAGATGCCACGGGGGAACGGGCGTTTATTGAAGCAACCTTTAGCCTCACCCCCAGCATCAAACAATGGTTACAGAGCCAAGACATTGATCTGCTAGAAGATGAAACGGTGATTTGTAGTCGGGAGTTGAGTCTGACCCGCACTGGTTTGCGATCGCGCAGTCGCGTTAACGGGATTATTCTCAATCAGGGTTTGATGGCGGAACTCCGGGCGCAACTGCTAGAAATTACCGCCCAGGGTCAAACAGTTGAACTCCTGATTCCTGAACGGCAACGAATTCTCCTCGATAGCTACGGTGGCTCCCAGGTACAACAGCAACGGCAACTTGTAAATTTAGCCTATCAAACTTATCTCAAAGCAAAGCAATTACTCGAAAGTCGGCGCACTTCGGAGCAAGAACGGCTCCAACGGCTAGATTTACTGCAATATCAACTCCAAGAGCTTCGTGATGCCCATTTAGAGGATTCTGAAGAGCTAGAAACCTTACAACAGGAAGGCGATCGCCTTTCCCATGTGGTGGAATTGCAACAGCTCAGTTACCAGGCACACCAAATTTTGTACCAAAATGACGATCCCGAAACCCCGGCGGTGGCGGATCTTTTGGGGGAGGCTGAGAACCTGCTCAAAGAAATGGTGGACTATGATACCCAGTTAAATGGCATTCTCGACATGGTGCGCAATGCCCTTACAGAGGTAGTAGAAGCAGGCCACCAAATCAGCACCTACAACAACAATCTTGAAGCTGACCCAGAACAATTGGCTGACATTGAGGCCCGAATGCGGGTGCTAAAGCAAATTTGCCGTAAGTATGGCCCGACCCTCAGCGAGGCGATCGCCTACCGGGACAAACTTCAGGGGGAGCTAGATGTCCTCACCGCTGCGGATCAGTCCCTTGAAGCCCTAGAGCAAGACTGTGGAATTAAATATCAAGACTTAGAAGTCCATTGCCAAAAATTAAGCCAATTACGCCAAAAAGCAGCCCAAAAATTAGAAAAGCAACTGATTAAAGAACTGAAACCCTTGGCGATGGCAAAGGTGAGTTTTGAATGTCGCCTTAGTCCCATCTCGCCTACCGCCGCCGGAGCCGATCAGGTGACGTTTTATTTCAGCCCGAACCCTGGAGAGGTGGCTCAACCCCTCGCTGAGATTGCTTCTGGTGGGGAAATGAGTCGCTTTCTCCTCGCCCTCAAAGCCTGTTTCACCCAGCAGCAGACGACGCCGAAAACTTTGGTGTTTGATGAAATTGACGCCGGGGTTTCTGGGAAAGTCGCCCAGGCGATCGCCACCAAGCTCCACCACCTCAGCCAGTATCATCAGGTGCTTTGCGTCACCCACCAACCCCTCATTGCCGCCATGGCTGATGGACATTTTCGCGTTACAAAACAGGTGCAATCCCAGGCAAAAAATCAAAAAGGCGATCGCACCCTTGTCGCCGTAGAATCCCTACAGCACCATCAGAAACGCCGCGATGAATTAGCCCAGTTGACGGGGGGTCATGCCGCCGAGGAAGCAATTTCCTTCGCTGAATCCCTCTTAGTCCAGGCCCAAACCCTCAAGGCGGGCAGCAAAATGACCCAAGCCTAG
- a CDS encoding D-hexose-6-phosphate mutarotase codes for MHLDQLNQQYGLPELSFGDRQPGFPVIKIKNRFATAEISLYGGQVLSFQPSNAQADLLFLSDRSHYQPGKAIRGGIPICWPWFGADPDGLGRANHGFARDRLWTVRHTETLANGATRVILSLQDDEETRKIWDYAFELAIAVTVSESLDLELTSHNRDQRPMTITQALHTYFTIGDIQRVKVLGLAGLDYIDKVDSTQQKSQIGEVTIQGELDRIYQHTPAHLTIEDSSLGRQIEIHSHHSQTTIVWNPGATKTATMSDLPDAAYQKFLCVETANAAAETITLAPGERYTLGVTYRLL; via the coding sequence ATGCATCTTGACCAACTCAATCAACAATACGGCCTGCCTGAACTTTCCTTTGGCGATCGCCAACCGGGTTTTCCGGTGATCAAAATCAAGAATCGGTTTGCCACGGCAGAAATCTCTCTCTATGGCGGACAGGTGCTCTCTTTCCAACCAAGCAACGCCCAGGCCGATCTTTTATTTTTGAGCGATCGCAGTCACTACCAACCAGGAAAAGCGATCCGGGGTGGGATTCCCATCTGTTGGCCCTGGTTTGGGGCAGACCCGGACGGATTAGGGCGAGCAAACCATGGTTTTGCCCGCGATCGCCTCTGGACTGTCCGGCATACCGAAACCCTCGCCAATGGCGCAACCCGCGTTATTTTAAGCTTGCAAGATGACGAAGAGACCCGCAAAATTTGGGATTATGCTTTTGAACTGGCGATCGCCGTCACCGTAAGCGAAAGCTTAGATCTCGAACTCACGAGTCATAACCGCGATCAAAGGCCGATGACCATTACCCAAGCTCTCCACACCTACTTCACCATCGGCGACATTCAGCGGGTGAAAGTGCTGGGTCTTGCGGGCCTTGATTACATCGATAAGGTAGACAGCACACAGCAAAAATCACAAATTGGCGAAGTCACGATCCAGGGGGAACTAGACCGCATTTATCAACATACTCCTGCTCACCTCACCATTGAGGATTCTAGCCTGGGGCGACAGATCGAAATCCACAGTCACCACAGCCAAACCACCATTGTCTGGAACCCTGGGGCCACCAAAACTGCGACGATGAGCGATCTTCCCGATGCTGCTTATCAAAAATTTCTCTGCGTCGAAACGGCCAATGCTGCCGCCGAGACTATCACCCTCGCTCCCGGCGAACGCTATACCCTCGGTGTTACTTACCGATTGTTGTGA
- a CDS encoding Stp1/IreP family PP2C-type Ser/Thr phosphatase translates to MKCRFTGQTDPGLVRSANQDSYYCDPDGRFFIVADGMGGHAGGEEASRIAVETIQQYLEANWESPESSEDLLETALIKANEAILADQLDNPARQDMGTTAVMVLFRGDHVWRAHVGDSRLYSFRGDTLIQVTGDHTWVSQAVQSGDITAEQAKVHPWRHVLSQCLGRKDLSLIDLATLEIHSGDRLLLCSDGLTEEVDDSEIQFILSANDDLDQAAAALIETAKDNGGSDNVTVVLVQVEAD, encoded by the coding sequence ATGAAATGTCGCTTTACGGGGCAAACTGATCCCGGGTTGGTGCGCTCCGCTAACCAAGACTCCTACTATTGTGATCCCGACGGGCGATTTTTCATCGTTGCCGATGGCATGGGAGGACACGCAGGGGGAGAAGAAGCTAGTCGGATTGCCGTAGAAACCATCCAGCAATATTTAGAGGCTAATTGGGAAAGCCCAGAAAGCTCAGAAGATCTTTTAGAAACGGCTCTTATCAAAGCCAATGAGGCAATCCTCGCGGATCAACTCGACAACCCAGCCCGTCAAGACATGGGTACGACAGCGGTGATGGTGTTATTTCGGGGCGATCATGTTTGGCGCGCCCACGTGGGAGATTCTCGCCTCTATAGTTTCCGGGGAGATACCCTCATTCAAGTAACCGGCGATCATACCTGGGTCTCCCAGGCAGTGCAGTCGGGAGATATTACGGCAGAACAGGCGAAGGTGCATCCCTGGCGTCATGTCCTTTCCCAATGTCTGGGTCGTAAAGATTTAAGCTTGATTGACCTGGCTACCCTAGAGATTCACAGTGGCGATCGCCTGTTGTTATGCAGCGATGGTCTAACGGAAGAGGTAGATGACTCAGAAATCCAATTTATTCTGAGCGCTAATGATGACCTCGACCAGGCAGCGGCGGCTTTAATTGAAACGGCTAAAGATAACGGTGGTTCCGATAACGTCACCGTAGTTTTGGTGCAGGTTGAAGCCGACTAG
- a CDS encoding ABC1 kinase family protein codes for MSALSSQANSRVSNPNATPTPRLERAKSTYRWNRGNYSKNRRRFDIWVFVLTLIFKLIRNGKKWTYAGGFTEEKLSARQKIQAQWIKDSFLELGPTFIKVGQLFSTRADLFPEAYVQELSKLQDRVPAFSYEQTKQIIEADLGKPINILFRSFDPVPLAAASLGQVHKAQLHSGEEVVVKVQRPGLKQLFTIDLAILKKIAWYFQNHPRWGKNRDWLGIYAECCRILWQEVDYLQEGRSADTFRRNFRGIDWVKVPKVYWRYASPRVLTLEYVPGIKISHYEALEAAGLERKQLAKLSARAYLQQLLNDGFFHADPHPGNLAVSPDGALIFYDFGMMGEIKANVKAGLMETMLGITEKDADRVMNSLVTLGALEATGDLAPVRRSIQFMLDNFMDKPFEAQSITAISDDLYEIAYDQPFRFPATFTFVMRAFSTLEGVGKGLDPEFNFMAVAQPFALQVMSENLPSGSNIIDQLGRQAAQLSTSTFGLPRRIEDTIDKLDRGDIRIRVRAQESDRLLRKLGGMQLATNYTLIFCALILSATLLFVNGSFIPTAVVGAIALVPGWALWRLLKKLDRYDRKF; via the coding sequence GTGTCTGCTCTGTCTTCCCAAGCCAATTCCAGGGTCTCTAATCCCAACGCCACCCCAACACCGCGCCTAGAGCGGGCTAAATCTACCTATCGCTGGAACCGTGGAAACTACTCCAAAAATCGGCGACGGTTCGACATTTGGGTATTTGTGCTCACCCTAATCTTTAAACTGATCCGCAACGGCAAGAAATGGACTTATGCGGGTGGTTTTACCGAAGAGAAACTCTCAGCCCGGCAAAAAATTCAAGCCCAGTGGATTAAAGATAGCTTCCTCGAATTGGGGCCTACTTTTATTAAAGTCGGTCAACTCTTTTCAACCCGCGCCGACCTATTTCCCGAAGCATACGTCCAGGAATTGTCTAAGCTCCAAGACCGCGTCCCAGCCTTTTCCTACGAACAAACGAAGCAAATAATCGAAGCAGACCTCGGCAAACCGATTAATATTCTGTTTCGCAGCTTCGATCCCGTTCCCCTCGCGGCGGCGAGTCTCGGCCAAGTCCACAAAGCCCAACTCCACAGCGGCGAAGAAGTAGTGGTTAAAGTCCAACGACCGGGCCTGAAACAGCTTTTCACCATTGATCTGGCGATCCTCAAAAAAATTGCCTGGTATTTCCAAAACCATCCCCGTTGGGGCAAAAACCGTGACTGGCTTGGAATCTACGCTGAATGCTGCCGTATCCTCTGGCAGGAAGTAGATTACCTCCAGGAAGGACGCAGTGCCGATACCTTCCGGCGTAACTTCCGGGGGATTGACTGGGTAAAAGTACCAAAGGTCTACTGGCGTTATGCCTCACCGCGAGTGTTGACCTTGGAGTATGTACCGGGGATCAAAATTAGCCATTACGAAGCCCTGGAAGCGGCCGGCCTAGAACGCAAACAATTGGCGAAACTCAGCGCCCGGGCCTATTTACAACAATTACTAAATGATGGTTTTTTCCATGCTGACCCCCACCCCGGTAATCTGGCGGTGAGTCCCGATGGGGCACTCATTTTCTATGATTTTGGGATGATGGGAGAAATCAAGGCCAATGTCAAAGCTGGCCTTATGGAAACCATGCTGGGAATTACAGAAAAGGATGCCGACCGGGTGATGAACTCCCTCGTTACCCTGGGGGCCTTGGAAGCAACCGGAGACTTGGCACCGGTACGCCGTTCGATCCAATTTATGTTGGATAATTTTATGGATAAGCCCTTTGAGGCCCAATCGATTACGGCGATTAGTGATGACCTTTACGAAATTGCCTACGACCAGCCCTTTCGGTTTCCAGCAACCTTTACCTTTGTGATGCGGGCTTTTTCTACCTTAGAAGGGGTCGGCAAAGGTCTTGATCCAGAGTTCAATTTTATGGCGGTGGCTCAACCCTTCGCCCTCCAGGTTATGAGTGAAAATTTACCCAGCGGCAGCAACATTATTGACCAGTTAGGACGCCAGGCGGCACAACTGAGCACTTCCACCTTTGGTTTGCCACGGCGCATTGAAGACACCATCGACAAGCTAGACCGGGGTGATATTCGTATCCGGGTGCGGGCCCAGGAGTCTGACCGACTGCTCCGCAAATTGGGGGGAATGCAACTGGCGACAAATTATACGTTGATTTTTTGTGCGCTGATTTTGTCTGCTACCCTGTTATTTGTGAATGGCTCATTCATTCCGACGGCGGTGGTGGGGGCGATCGCCTTGGTGCCTGGTTGGGCATTATGGCGTCTCCTTAAAAAACTAGATCGCTACGACCGCAAATTTTAG
- a CDS encoding DUF6825 family protein, with amino-acid sequence MNNPVLQALAYGRAFAEVLKERVEDSLTDLLSDLGKFDAERNQWFQEFAQEVQTRAEREAANQGNSSRPITIDIDGDDRPADLQEMIDNLRAEIASLKAELKQYRDTQN; translated from the coding sequence ATGAACAACCCCGTCCTCCAAGCCCTGGCCTATGGCCGCGCCTTTGCAGAAGTCCTCAAAGAGAGGGTAGAAGACAGTTTGACGGATCTGCTTAGTGATCTTGGTAAATTCGATGCAGAACGCAATCAATGGTTTCAGGAATTTGCCCAAGAAGTCCAGACCCGCGCCGAACGGGAAGCGGCTAATCAAGGTAATTCTAGCCGCCCGATCACCATTGACATTGACGGCGACGATCGCCCCGCTGACCTCCAGGAGATGATCGACAATCTCCGGGCAGAAATTGCGAGCCTCAAAGCGGAACTCAAGCAATATCGCGATACCCAAAATTAA
- the leuD gene encoding 3-isopropylmalate dehydratase small subunit has translation MSSEIKQVSGTGIPLRGNDIDTDRIIPARFLKCVTFDGLGEQAFADDRQQLDGEHPFDLPQYQNANILVVNGNFGCGSSREHAPQALLKWGIEAIVGESFAEIFFGNCLANGVPCVTADRATVEALQGQLEANPQAATSVDLENLTVSCGDWSGQIQLGEGARQALLAGTWDSCGQLVANQAEIATTATKLPYLAWA, from the coding sequence ATGAGCAGCGAAATCAAGCAAGTTTCTGGCACAGGGATCCCGCTCCGGGGCAACGACATCGACACAGACCGCATCATTCCCGCACGGTTTCTGAAGTGTGTCACCTTTGATGGCCTTGGGGAACAAGCTTTTGCGGACGATCGCCAGCAACTAGACGGCGAGCATCCCTTTGATTTACCCCAGTATCAGAATGCGAATATCCTCGTGGTCAACGGCAATTTCGGCTGCGGCTCTTCACGGGAACACGCCCCCCAAGCCCTTTTGAAATGGGGTATTGAAGCCATTGTGGGTGAAAGTTTTGCGGAAATTTTCTTTGGAAACTGCCTCGCCAACGGCGTCCCCTGTGTAACGGCGGATCGGGCGACGGTCGAAGCATTACAAGGTCAGTTAGAAGCTAACCCCCAGGCGGCCACCAGCGTCGATCTAGAAAATTTGACAGTTTCCTGCGGTGATTGGTCGGGTCAAATCCAGTTAGGAGAAGGGGCTAGACAAGCATTACTCGCTGGCACTTGGGATAGTTGTGGTCAATTGGTGGCGAACCAGGCGGAGATTGCCACAACGGCGACAAAATTGCCTTACCTGGCCTGGGCCTAA
- the queD gene encoding 6-carboxytetrahydropterin synthase QueD gives MAQWELYKEFRFEAAHQLPHHDGKCARLHGHSWVMRVYLRGDRLQETGPKQGMLFDFGEIKKYVQPLLDQYLDHYHLNDSLGMESPTSEAIAQWIYQELKKVDLPGLAAVEIKETCTAGCIYTED, from the coding sequence ATGGCCCAGTGGGAACTCTATAAAGAATTTCGCTTTGAGGCAGCCCACCAACTGCCCCACCACGATGGTAAATGCGCCCGTCTCCACGGCCATAGTTGGGTGATGCGGGTGTATCTGCGGGGCGATCGCCTCCAGGAAACGGGGCCAAAACAGGGGATGCTTTTTGATTTTGGCGAGATTAAAAAATACGTCCAGCCGCTACTAGATCAGTACCTAGATCACTACCATTTGAATGATTCCTTGGGGATGGAAAGTCCCACCAGCGAGGCGATCGCCCAATGGATTTACCAAGAACTAAAAAAAGTGGATTTACCGGGTTTAGCGGCGGTAGAAATTAAAGAAACTTGCACCGCAGGCTGTATTTATACCGAAGACTGA
- a CDS encoding FGGY-family carbohydrate kinase translates to MTAPFYLGLDFGTSGARAIAITGEGEISQTISVNPLEQTPQGWREALWHLLAALNLEIRQNLQAIALNGTSGTVLLCDASGEAITEALLYNDDRGQTVLPMLRTLAPPQHLVQSATASLAKLLWFESQGLTQGANYFCHQADWLSGLLHGNFSLSDYHNVLKLGYDVENLGYPFWLQQHPLFHLLPQVQTPGAGKQKILATVARRFGINPHCQICAGTTDSIAAFIASGAQEIGQAVTSLGSTLVLKLLGDRPIQDLAAGVYSHRFGHLWLVGGASNTGGAVLKHYFDDTQLQRLSVTLNPHQDSGLNYYPLLRPGDRFPINDPTLPPKLTPRPQDSRQFLQGLLEGIARIEAQGYQKLQALGAPPVSTVFTAGGGAKNPVWTQIRARYLRCPVLISPQPEAAYGSALLAQRGLPRA, encoded by the coding sequence ATGACCGCGCCATTTTACCTCGGCCTTGATTTTGGGACTTCTGGGGCACGGGCGATCGCCATTACAGGTGAGGGTGAAATTTCCCAGACGATTAGTGTAAATCCCCTTGAACAAACGCCCCAGGGTTGGCGCGAGGCACTCTGGCATTTACTCGCCGCCCTCAATCTAGAGATTCGGCAAAATCTCCAGGCGATCGCCCTCAATGGCACCTCTGGCACAGTTCTACTCTGTGATGCCTCCGGAGAAGCGATTACAGAAGCCCTGCTTTACAACGATGACCGGGGCCAGACTGTTTTACCAATGCTCCGCACCTTGGCACCGCCCCAACATCTCGTGCAATCGGCCACGGCCAGCCTCGCCAAATTACTCTGGTTTGAATCCCAGGGGTTAACCCAGGGGGCCAACTATTTTTGCCATCAGGCGGATTGGTTAAGTGGCTTACTCCACGGCAACTTTAGCCTGAGCGATTACCACAACGTCCTAAAACTTGGCTACGACGTCGAAAATCTGGGTTATCCTTTCTGGTTACAACAGCATCCTCTGTTTCATTTACTGCCCCAAGTGCAAACCCCCGGTGCTGGGAAACAGAAGATTTTAGCGACCGTTGCCCGGCGGTTTGGGATCAATCCCCACTGTCAAATTTGCGCTGGAACCACCGATAGTATTGCGGCCTTTATCGCCAGTGGTGCCCAGGAAATTGGGCAAGCAGTGACCTCCCTCGGCTCCACGCTGGTGCTGAAATTGTTAGGCGATCGCCCGATTCAAGACCTGGCCGCCGGGGTCTACAGTCATCGGTTTGGTCATCTGTGGCTCGTGGGTGGCGCTTCAAATACAGGCGGTGCCGTGCTCAAACATTATTTTGATGACACACAACTGCAACGACTCAGTGTCACCCTTAACCCCCACCAGGACAGCGGCTTAAATTATTATCCGTTGCTGCGGCCTGGCGATCGCTTTCCGATTAATGACCCAACTTTGCCACCAAAATTAACCCCACGGCCCCAAGATTCCCGCCAGTTTTTGCAAGGCCTCTTAGAAGGCATCGCCCGCATTGAAGCCCAGGGTTACCAAAAGTTACAGGCCCTAGGAGCGCCCCCCGTTAGCACCGTCTTTACCGCTGGTGGTGGGGCAAAAAACCCAGTCTGGACACAAATTCGCGCCCGTTACCTCCGTTGTCCAGTGCTTATTTCACCCCAACCAGAAGCCGCCTATGGGAGCGCTCTCCTCGCCCAACGGGGACTGCCCAGAGCCTAA
- a CDS encoding serine/threonine-protein kinase, which produces MQSSLINGRYQIVKTLGQGGFGDTFLVKDLQLPSQRQCVLKSLKVQATSPQTVQEMQRRFQREAAILEGLGEKHNQIPKLYAYFEEQGRFYLVQEWIDGLTLQDIVKQQGSLSPLQVQQILLDLLPVLQLVHDQYIIHRDIKPENIILRSSDRKPVLIDFGAVKEALTTAIHLDLSQPVSVAIGTPGYMAPEQGTGRPVYSSDLYGLGFTAIFLLTGQSPQQFPNDPQTGELIWQQDFPYLQTPLGQVIAKAVKFHPRDRFPTAQAMLNALRNAVGTAAAPAPVVNGNQTTATRVVGSPPVARRTTLPTSTTAAQPQETENGGCWRLAILTVLFSGIGISAGIWLTFALVGRSPEPQTFPEDPALNTESNSPVLETPLPEPTPEPEPEPEPIPEPEPEPEPIPEPEPEPEPTPEPTPSPGEIPLIPVGTPGAAIPQIISVPPTDQRPGFWGDSTAILYRNYGPANVSLGYIVDNTTGTLAQTEITFPVGTDLSVIQQTLGGLLPEGVPPEVNQAVASVYNRNSSSQSFTTANHRGQIKRNDSDRLYLGIWNPGFHD; this is translated from the coding sequence ATGCAATCTTCCTTGATCAATGGCCGTTACCAAATCGTGAAGACCCTCGGACAGGGTGGATTTGGGGATACCTTTTTGGTGAAAGACCTACAACTGCCCTCCCAACGGCAATGTGTGCTGAAATCACTCAAGGTACAGGCCACCAGCCCCCAAACGGTCCAGGAGATGCAGCGACGCTTTCAACGGGAAGCCGCCATCCTCGAAGGCCTGGGGGAAAAACATAATCAGATCCCCAAGCTCTACGCCTACTTTGAGGAGCAGGGACGATTTTATTTGGTGCAAGAATGGATCGATGGGCTGACACTTCAGGACATCGTTAAACAGCAGGGCAGTCTAAGCCCACTCCAGGTACAACAAATTTTGCTGGACTTGTTGCCCGTCCTCCAACTGGTTCATGACCAATACATCATTCACCGGGATATTAAGCCAGAAAATATTATCCTGCGCAGTAGCGATCGCAAACCCGTTTTAATTGACTTTGGGGCCGTCAAGGAAGCCCTGACCACCGCCATTCACCTGGACTTGAGCCAGCCCGTCTCTGTGGCGATCGGCACCCCCGGCTACATGGCCCCCGAACAGGGCACCGGGCGTCCCGTCTATTCCAGTGATTTGTATGGCCTTGGGTTTACGGCGATTTTTCTCCTCACTGGCCAATCTCCCCAACAGTTTCCCAACGATCCCCAAACGGGGGAATTGATTTGGCAGCAGGATTTTCCCTATCTGCAAACGCCATTGGGTCAAGTCATTGCGAAGGCGGTGAAATTCCATCCCCGCGATCGCTTTCCCACGGCCCAGGCGATGTTAAATGCTCTCCGGAATGCAGTGGGCACTGCGGCGGCTCCGGCCCCGGTAGTTAATGGCAATCAAACCACCGCCACGCGGGTTGTGGGATCGCCCCCCGTGGCAAGACGTACCACATTACCGACAAGCACCACCGCCGCCCAACCCCAGGAAACAGAAAATGGTGGCTGTTGGCGTTTGGCGATTCTCACGGTTTTGTTTAGCGGTATTGGCATCAGTGCGGGAATTTGGTTGACCTTTGCCCTCGTCGGGCGATCGCCTGAACCTCAAACTTTCCCCGAAGATCCAGCCTTGAACACAGAGAGCAATTCGCCTGTTCTTGAAACTCCCCTACCCGAACCGACCCCAGAGCCGGAACCGGAACCGGAACCCATTCCAGAACCAGAACCCGAACCGGAACCCATTCCAGAGCCGGAGCCGGAGCCAGAACCGACCCCAGAACCTACTCCCAGCCCTGGAGAAATTCCGTTAATTCCCGTGGGGACTCCCGGCGCCGCCATTCCCCAAATTATTTCTGTGCCCCCCACCGATCAACGGCCTGGCTTTTGGGGTGATAGTACGGCGATTTTGTATCGTAACTATGGCCCGGCGAATGTCAGCCTCGGCTACATCGTTGACAACACAACGGGCACCCTGGCCCAGACGGAAATCACTTTTCCGGTGGGGACTGACCTCAGCGTGATCCAACAAACCCTGGGTGGCCTCTTGCCCGAAGGCGTGCCCCCGGAAGTGAACCAAGCGGTGGCTAGTGTCTACAACCGCAATAGCAGTTCCCAATCCTTCACCACGGCTAACCACCGGGGTCAAATTAAACGCAACGATAGCGATCGCCTTTATCTCGGCATCTGGAATCCCGGCTTCCACGATTAG